The Rubrobacter tropicus nucleotide sequence CTCGCGCTCGGCCTCGGCCGTGATCTCCAGCGGGTTGCGGTTGAAACCGGGGAAGGACGGCAGCCAACCAAGCCGGGCCGCCAGGGCGTTGCAGTCGGCGAAGTGCTTGCCGGCCAGCTTCCCCTTGCCAAGAGTGGTGACCAACTCGTCGGCCGCGAACGTCTCGTAGCGCCACTGGTTCGTGGCCAGGTACCAGAGAGGGGTGCCGGCCATGTGGCGGGTGGGCCTCGCCCAGTCGAAGGCGAAGGCTATCGTGGACCAGCCGGTTATGGGCCGCACCTTCTCCTGGCCGACGTAGTGCGCCCAGCCGCCGCCGTTCTTGCCCTGGCAGCCGCATAACAGGACCAACGTGAGCATGGCGCGGTAGATCTGGTCGGAGTGGTACCAGTGGTTCGTCCCGGCGCCCATGATGATCATGGACCGCCCCTCCGTCCGCTCGGCGTTGCGGGCGAACTCGCGCGCGATGCGTACGGTCCTTCCGGCGTCCACCCCGGTGACCTCTTCTTGCCAGGCCGGCGTGTAGGGTTCGGGATCGTCGTACCCCTCGGGCCACGCGCCCGGCAACCCCTCCCGTCCCACGCCAAACTGGGCGAGGAGCAAGTCGAAGACGGTCGTGACGAGGTGCCCGCCGACGCGCCTCACCGGCACCCCGCGCCTGAGCACGCCGCCGCTCTCCGTCTCACCCTCGTCGAAGCGCGGGAGGTCCAGCTCCACGAGCTCGTCGTGCCTTCCCAGCAAGCTAAGAGCGGGCTCTACCGCGCCGAGCTCCAGGTTCCACCGACCCTCGCCTTCGGCGCCGTACTTGAAGCCCATCGAGCCGTCCGGCACGACGGGCTCGCCCGTCTTCGCGTCGATAAGGGCGGTCTTCCACTCGGCGTTCTCGGAGGTCTCGCCGAGGTCGGCCGCGTGCAGAAAGCGGTCGGTGACGTAAGCGCCATCGCGCTCGCGCAGGGTGACGAGCATCGGCAGGTCCGTGTACTTCTTTGCGTAGTCCACGAAATATGGGACCTGGCGGTCGACGTAGAATTCCTTGAGGATGACGTGGCCCATCGCCATCGCCAGGGCGCCGTCGGTGCCGGGTTGGACCGGGAGCCAGTGGTCGGCGAACTTGGTGTGATCCGAGTAGTCCGGGCTCACGACCACCGTCTTCTGGCCGTTGTAGCGGGCCTCGGTCATGAAGTGGGCGTCGGGGGTGCGGGTGATGGGGACGTTCGAACCCCACATCATCAGGTACGAGGCGTTCCACCAGTCGGCCGACTCGGGCACGTCGGTCTGGTCGCCCCAGATCTGGGGCGAGCTGGGCGGCAGGTCCGCGTACCAGTCGTAGAAGCTCGGGATTATCCCCCCGATCAAGGACATGAAGCGCGAGCCGCCAGAGTAGGAGACCATGCTCATCGCCGGGATCGGCGAGAAGCCGATGACACGATCCGGTCCGTACTTCTTTATCGTGTACACGTGCGCGGCGGCCATGATCTCCGCGACCTCCGGCCACGAGACGCGTACGAGCCCACCCTTGCCCCTGACGGACTTGTATGCCCTCGCCTTCTCCGGATCCTCGACTATGGAGGCCCATGCTTCCACGGGATCACCGGTCTGTGAGAGCGCCTCGCGGTACAGCTCCATCAGGACACCCCGGACGTAGGGGTACTTTATGCGGATCGGGGAGTAGGTGTACCAGGAGAAGGACGCGCCCCTCGGGCACCCACGCGGCTCGTACTCGGGCATGTCGGGGCCATTGGACGGGTAGTCGGTCTGCTGGGACTCCCAGGTGATGATGCCGTCCTTGACGTAGACCTTCCACGAGCACGAGCCCGTGCAGTTCACGCCGTGGGTGGAGCGCACGATCTTGTCGTGCTGCCACCGCTGGCGGTAGGCGTGCTCCCACTCCCTATCGCGGGCGTTGATCTCGCTGTGACCGTCGCCGTGCTTCTCCCCCCTGCGGAAGTACTGCAAATTCCTCAGCAGGGGGTTGGTGGTCTTCCCCACTACCTCACTCTCCCTTCCGTAGCCGCGCCTCCGCTGGCCGGCCTCCTCGTGACGTACAACAGATTGACCAGTAGACACCCGACGGCGAAGAGTGCCAGCAGAACAAAGCCTATGGCGTAGGAGCCGGTCGCGTCTCGCACCACGCCGAGGACCAGAGGCGGGAAGAATCCGCCCAGTCCGCCGGCCGCCCCGACGACGCCCGTGACCGCGCCGGTCTTGCCCGGGTAGTACTCGGCCACCAGCTTGAAGACGGCCCCGTTCCCGAGCCCGAAGAGTACCGCGCTAGTGAGGGCGCCTATCGTGAACAGGACTATGCCGGGCTCGAAGCTGAGGATGAAGGCCATAAGGGGGAGAATGGCAAAGCTGATCATGAGGGTACGCGGGCCTCCGATGCGGTCGGCGAGCCAGCCGCCCACCGGACGCGCCAGCACCGCCAGCACCACGAACCCGGCGGCCCGCAGCCCCGCGCCGGTCTGGGTGTACCCGAAGAGGTCGACCAGGAGCTTGGGCAGGTAGATGCCCATGGCCACGAACCCGCCGAAGGTAAGAAAGTAGAAGAGGCTCAACACCCAGGGCATCGCCTCTTGCCGAAACAACGCGACGCCCGCCGCAAGAGACGGCCTCGGTCCCGTGGAAGGCGCATCCCGGCCCACCACCCAGAAGATGACCGCCATGATGATCAGCGGGACGATGAACACCCAGAACGCCCACTGCCAGCCGTAAAAGGCTGCTATCGCCGGGGCGGTGTACGCGGCGATGGCGGTCCCGATAGTGCCGATACCGTAGATCCCCAAAGCCAGTCCCTGCATGTGCGGTGGGAACCACTTGGAGACGAAGGGAACCCCGACGGCGAATGAGCTACCGGCCAATCCCAGGAAAAAGCCCCAGAAGAGCAACCCTGCAAAAGAGCCGCCCAAGATGCCGACAAAGAGCACCGGCACGATCAGAATGAGCATCAGCACGGGGAAGACCATCCGCCCACCGAACCGGTCCGTAAGCAATCCCATCGGGATGCGAAACAGCGCCCCCAACAGCATCGGCGTCGCGATGACGACGCTGATCTGGGTGCTCGACAGCCGGTACAGCTCCTGAAACTGCGGCGCCAACGGCGCTACGAGCCCCCACACCGAGAAGCACAACGCGAAGGCCAGGGTGGAGAGGACCAGCGCCCGGTATGCTCCGGGCCGCACCTCGTCCGTCCCGCCTATGGTTTCCCGAAGGTTCGTCCCCGCCATGTCTACCTCCGCGCTCCGTCCGTGCTCACCGTCACCTCGCCCGATCCTGGCGGTTCGCTCCCAGGTCCCGCTCCCAAAATCCTTATGATCCCGAAAGGAGCCCGTCCCGACGACGTCAAAATGGACCGTTCGACAGGTCAAATTTGACCAAGCGATCCCCGAGCATTACCCGGCCAGCAGGCCCGTCTTCCGGGCTTCGGCGAGTACCTCTATCTGCGAGTGCATCCCAAACGCTCGCAACAGGCCCCGGACGTGGCCGCGGACGGTGGCCTCCGCGATGCCCAGTTCTCGACCCACGGCTCTGGCGGACATGCCTTCGGAAAGCAGCCTCAGCACCTCCAACTGACGGGAGGTGAGCTCCGGCGTGTTCCCGGCCGTGTCGAAAGCATCCCCGTTGGACCCTCGGACCAGAGCCCGGGCCATCTCCAGCGCATCGTGCATCCGTTGGGAATCGCGCAGCAGGTTGATCAGGTACGGCCCCTCTTCGGCGTCCACGTTCAGCACCGTGACGCTCACCCATCGCTTCTTGCCCGTGGGAGAGCACAGGCGCACTTCGTGAGAAGGAACCGACTGCCCGGCCCGGGCCAACCTCATCGCGGAGCACCCACAGTGGCAGAAGGGCGTACCGTCCTCCCTCTCGCCCGCCACTGTCTCGTGGAGAGGTTTGCCCACCACCTCCGCGCCAGCGAGCCCTGTGAGAAACTCGGTCCGGGGATCCCAGTAGACGACGCGATGGTCGGGCCCAACCACGAACACCGCGTCGTCCGTGCGGGCCCCGGCAAGAGCCTCGACCGCCGCGGGAAGTCCATTCCCACAGTTACCCGCCATCATCCCTGACCGTTCACGGCGAGCACCACGAGGACCACGCTGACGAGAAGGTCCAGCATCGAGACCCGGAAAGACGTCCTCTGTAGTAAACGTCTCTGTCCGGCCAGCGAGCGGACCTCCTCGGCGTCGGACGCCTCACGCTCGGCCTCCGCGAGCCTTCTCAGACGCCGCCCGAAATACGCCCCGTGCGCCGCGACGAGCCCGAAGAGCAACACGAGCAGGACGTACTCGGCGTAGAGCACGGTCCCGAAACCTCCGAGCGCGCCGTCCAGAACGGCGAAGACGAGCAGCAGCGCCAGGTTGGCCGTCCCCACCCTGGCGTACTGACGCCCGATGGCCGACCTTACCCCCACCCGCTCGGCCTCGCCCCACTTCATCGCCTTCAGGGCCGGCGAGACGACGGTCGTCGTGAACACCACTCCGCCGAGCCAGACCCCGGCGAGTAGAACGTGAAGCGTGTGAACGATCGCGTCCAAATACCGACCTCCTCTACACAGCACCTTCTCCGAACACAGAAAATATTACCATTATAGTAATAGTATATCCAGAGGCGGTTGTGGAGAGAGACACAACCCGGTGAGAGATGCTGGGCCGACGCCGGACCTTCGGGTAGAAGAGATTTCGGGAGACGTTTGACGCGGATCACTAACCCAGGTCACATCCGCGGCCCAAAACCCTTGATCGAGCAACGCTTACTATAGTAGTAATAGTAATCTGACAGGGATCTTCGTAGGAGGTAGTGATGCGCATCATCGAGCCTGAGAGCGGGACCACCCGCGCCGCTCCGGTAGAAGGTGGCCCCACGGTAGAGGTGCTGGTCGGTGGGGACGGTGCGGAGAGCGGCAATCTGGCCGCGGCGCGCGTGACGGTACCACCTGGTGGGAGGATGCCGGAGCACGACCACGGGGAGTCCGAGGCGCTCATGATCGTACAGAGCGGACGGGTAGTGATCCGGGAGGGTGGGCGCGAGGAGACGCTCGCGCCGGGGAAGATGGCCTCGATCGGGATCGGCGAGAGGGTAAGCCTCGAGAATCCCTCCTCTTCGGAGCCGGCCTCCCTTCTGGCCTTCTTCGCGCCGCCGGCATTCGCCAGGACTTTCGGGGCGTGGCCGTCGGCGTAGCGGACTTCCCGAGCGCGAAACCCCGAGCGCGGGGTCTTGAACGCGGGAAGGGACTCTATGCCCGGGCCTCCTCCTGACCCCCGGAGGGGCCGGCCCTCGATGCGGTCCGTGAGACGAACTCCGAGAGCGTCTGGGCCTCGAGATAGTCCAGGATGGCCTCCTGCCCCTCCTCCCAGGCCCCGTGCATGGCGCAGGGTGCTCCCTCGCCGCAGGCCCTGTCCTGCATAATGCACTTGGTGACCTCGAAGGGACCCTCCATCGCCACCACGGCGTCCCTCAGCGTTATCTCCTCGGGCGAGCGGGCCAGTCGCGAGCCCCCGCCCCGCCCCTCCTGACTCGCCACCAGCCCGGCGCGCGAGAGCCCGGCCAAAACGCGGGCCAGCAGGCGGCGCGGAATCTTCGCCTCGGCGGAGATGGTGTCGGCGGTCGCCATCTCCCCGATCTGCGCCAGGTAGACCAGCGCTCTCAAACCGTAGCGCCCCTCGCTGCTAAGCTCCAGCCTCAAGGCCCACGCTCCTTTCGGACGGTCTTTCCAATCCGTTCGCTTAACTGTTACCATTTAAGTATAGATTATGCCATTCCGGAGGACACTCGGCATTCGTCATTGACGCCCGATCTCCGCCAGCCTCTCGGGATCCAGCAGGACGATGCGTCCTCCCTCCATCTCCAGGATTCCCTTCTTGCGCAAGCCGATCACCGCGGCGGTTACCGACTCGCGGGTAGAGGCGACCATCGTCGCCAGGTCGCCGCGGGTGAGCCGGAGCCCGATTGCGACCCCGACATCGGTCGTCTCTCCGAACTTCCGGCCCAGGATCGGCAGCAGCTTCGCCAGCCGGACTTCGGTCCTGCGGGGCAAGAGACACCCCAACAACTCCTCATACTCGACCAGCCTCGTTTCCAGGAGCGTCGCCATCTCAAGCGCCACCTCCGGCCGCCGGCGTATCGCACGCTCCACCAATGCCCCGGGTACCTTGATCGCCTCACAGTCGGTTACGGCCCCCGCCGAGAACCGGCTCTTACGCCCGTCGGCGAACGCCGAGAAGCCGAAACACTCCCATGGCCCAAGCAACAGAAAGGTGGCGTCCTTGCTCCCTACGTAACCCGCGTAGCCGACGAAGAGTTTCGCGACACCTCCAGTGAGCACGTAGAGCGTCCTTCCCGCATCGTCCCCACGGTAGATCTCCTCCCCGCCATCGTAGGACCGACGCACGAGCGGCGTCCCCGTCTCGCGCAGCGCCGCCAGCAGCCTGCGACACCCTCGCCCCTCCGGCGCGGCGTATTCTCCAAGCGCCACCGCAGCCCCCGAAAGCCTCATCATCGGCACCGATCCGCTCCCGTCCCACTTTCTCCTTATCCTTCTACTATGACGATTTTTGTAATATTATAACGGTCGATCGAGTAACTCACCGTCTGCGCCGGCAGACCGACGGAAGGAGAAGGCAGATGTCGACCCGTCCCCACCCCGAGTCCGAGCGGCCACTGCATGGTCCGCTCCAGAGCTTCGATCTGGAACAGGAGGTCGCCCGTCTGCGGGCCGAGAAGGCCTGGCGGGATGGCAAGCGAAACGCCATAACCCTGCGTAAAGGCGAGGGCATGAACGTGGTGCTTCTGGTCATGAAGGCCGGCGACAGGCTCGAGGAGCACGCCGCGCCCGGTCCCTTCAGCCTGAGCGTCCGGGAGGGGCGCGTACGCTTTGCGACGGGTGAGGAGACAGTCGAGGCCGGGCCCGGAGTTCTGCTTACATGCGACACCGGGGTACGGCACACGGTAGAGGCGCTCGACGACGCGGTGTGCCTGCTCACCGTCGCGGGATGACGTTCTGGGGCAGAAGCCTCCGCAGAGGTAGA carries:
- a CDS encoding nitrate reductase subunit alpha, with protein sequence MGKTTNPLLRNLQYFRRGEKHGDGHSEINARDREWEHAYRQRWQHDKIVRSTHGVNCTGSCSWKVYVKDGIITWESQQTDYPSNGPDMPEYEPRGCPRGASFSWYTYSPIRIKYPYVRGVLMELYREALSQTGDPVEAWASIVEDPEKARAYKSVRGKGGLVRVSWPEVAEIMAAAHVYTIKKYGPDRVIGFSPIPAMSMVSYSGGSRFMSLIGGIIPSFYDWYADLPPSSPQIWGDQTDVPESADWWNASYLMMWGSNVPITRTPDAHFMTEARYNGQKTVVVSPDYSDHTKFADHWLPVQPGTDGALAMAMGHVILKEFYVDRQVPYFVDYAKKYTDLPMLVTLRERDGAYVTDRFLHAADLGETSENAEWKTALIDAKTGEPVVPDGSMGFKYGAEGEGRWNLELGAVEPALSLLGRHDELVELDLPRFDEGETESGGVLRRGVPVRRVGGHLVTTVFDLLLAQFGVGREGLPGAWPEGYDDPEPYTPAWQEEVTGVDAGRTVRIAREFARNAERTEGRSMIIMGAGTNHWYHSDQIYRAMLTLVLLCGCQGKNGGGWAHYVGQEKVRPITGWSTIAFAFDWARPTRHMAGTPLWYLATNQWRYETFAADELVTTLGKGKLAGKHFADCNALAARLGWLPSFPGFNRNPLEITAEAEREGIDVKEYVVRELKAGRLRFAAEDPDAPENFPRVLTLWRSNLLGSSAKGHEFFLKHLLGVPDAAVRSEEMPEGMRPEEVVWREEAPEGKLDLLTTIDFRKNGSSLYSDIVLPTATWYEKHDISSTDMHPFVHPFNPAITPPWEAKSDWDIFNYVAEAFSKLGKKHLGVRKDLLAVPLMHDSPDELAQPSGRVLDWKKGECEPIPGKTMPKLVVIERDYGAIAEKMKALGPAIEEVGIGAKGNLWKPVPEIEYLGKKNGTVRGGAGDGRPSIARADQVCEAILALSGTTNGRLSVEGFKQMEKRTGVKLADLSEERGEELITFADITTQPRKVIASPEWSGTESRTRRYSPFTINVDRSIPWRTLTGRQQFYVDHEWMLEYGEGLPIYRPPLRLAKHLGDLTSGEEGRSEVVLKYLTPHSKWSIHSEFQDNLRMLTLFRGGPVIWISDRDAEKIGVKDNDWLEAFNRNGVVSARAVVSHRIPEGTSIMYHSQDRHLNVPLTELSGTRGGTENSLTKIYVKPTHMIGGYAQLSYGFNYYGPTGSQRDELTVIRKRLKEVEY
- a CDS encoding nitrate/nitrite transporter is translated as MAGTNLRETIGGTDEVRPGAYRALVLSTLAFALCFSVWGLVAPLAPQFQELYRLSSTQISVVIATPMLLGALFRIPMGLLTDRFGGRMVFPVLMLILIVPVLFVGILGGSFAGLLFWGFFLGLAGSSFAVGVPFVSKWFPPHMQGLALGIYGIGTIGTAIAAYTAPAIAAFYGWQWAFWVFIVPLIIMAVIFWVVGRDAPSTGPRPSLAAGVALFRQEAMPWVLSLFYFLTFGGFVAMGIYLPKLLVDLFGYTQTGAGLRAAGFVVLAVLARPVGGWLADRIGGPRTLMISFAILPLMAFILSFEPGIVLFTIGALTSAVLFGLGNGAVFKLVAEYYPGKTGAVTGVVGAAGGLGGFFPPLVLGVVRDATGSYAIGFVLLALFAVGCLLVNLLYVTRRPASGGAATEGRVR
- a CDS encoding helix-turn-helix transcriptional regulator codes for the protein MMAGNCGNGLPAAVEALAGARTDDAVFVVGPDHRVVYWDPRTEFLTGLAGAEVVGKPLHETVAGEREDGTPFCHCGCSAMRLARAGQSVPSHEVRLCSPTGKKRWVSVTVLNVDAEEGPYLINLLRDSQRMHDALEMARALVRGSNGDAFDTAGNTPELTSRQLEVLRLLSEGMSARAVGRELGIAEATVRGHVRGLLRAFGMHSQIEVLAEARKTGLLAG
- a CDS encoding DUF4149 domain-containing protein translates to MDAIVHTLHVLLAGVWLGGVVFTTTVVSPALKAMKWGEAERVGVRSAIGRQYARVGTANLALLLVFAVLDGALGGFGTVLYAEYVLLVLLFGLVAAHGAYFGRRLRRLAEAEREASDAEEVRSLAGQRRLLQRTSFRVSMLDLLVSVVLVVLAVNGQG
- a CDS encoding cupin domain-containing protein → MRIIEPESGTTRAAPVEGGPTVEVLVGGDGAESGNLAAARVTVPPGGRMPEHDHGESEALMIVQSGRVVIREGGREETLAPGKMASIGIGERVSLENPSSSEPASLLAFFAPPAFARTFGAWPSA
- a CDS encoding RrF2 family transcriptional regulator, with protein sequence MRLELSSEGRYGLRALVYLAQIGEMATADTISAEAKIPRRLLARVLAGLSRAGLVASQEGRGGGSRLARSPEEITLRDAVVAMEGPFEVTKCIMQDRACGEGAPCAMHGAWEEGQEAILDYLEAQTLSEFVSRTASRAGPSGGQEEARA
- a CDS encoding Crp/Fnr family transcriptional regulator; this encodes MMRLSGAAVALGEYAAPEGRGCRRLLAALRETGTPLVRRSYDGGEEIYRGDDAGRTLYVLTGGVAKLFVGYAGYVGSKDATFLLLGPWECFGFSAFADGRKSRFSAGAVTDCEAIKVPGALVERAIRRRPEVALEMATLLETRLVEYEELLGCLLPRRTEVRLAKLLPILGRKFGETTDVGVAIGLRLTRGDLATMVASTRESVTAAVIGLRKKGILEMEGGRIVLLDPERLAEIGRQ
- a CDS encoding cupin domain-containing protein — translated: MSTRPHPESERPLHGPLQSFDLEQEVARLRAEKAWRDGKRNAITLRKGEGMNVVLLVMKAGDRLEEHAAPGPFSLSVREGRVRFATGEETVEAGPGVLLTCDTGVRHTVEALDDAVCLLTVAG